Proteins encoded within one genomic window of Manis pentadactyla isolate mManPen7 chromosome 4, mManPen7.hap1, whole genome shotgun sequence:
- the GRHL3 gene encoding grainyhead-like protein 3 homolog isoform X1 — MNLNLLVKTAEAADRIYSLVPLRGFRSVRLLKNDPVNFQKLPYANEDEAWKTYLENPLTAATKAMMRVNGDDDSVAALSFLYDYYMGPKEKRILSSSTGGRNDQGKRYYHGVEYEMDLAPLESPTHLMKFLTENVSGTPEYPDVLKKNNLMSLEGAMPAPGKAAPLPTGPSKLEAGSVDSYLLPTSDVYDNSSLNSLFESIHGVAPTQRWQPDSTFKDDPQESLLFPDILKTSPEPPCPEDYPSPKSDFEYTLGSPKAIHIKSGESPMAYLNKGQFYPVTLRTPAGSKGLALSSNKVKSVVMVVFDNEKVPVEQLRFWKHWHSRQPTAKQRVIDVADCKENFNTVQHIEEVAYNALSFVWNVNEEAKVFIGVNCLSTDFSSQKGVKGVPLNLQIDTYDCGSGPERLVHRAVCQIKIFCDKGAERKMRDDERKQFRRKVKCPDSSSSGIKGCLLSGFRGNETTYLRPEADLETPPVLFIPNVHFSGLQRPGGAVPSAGYSSSSRLPLKRTCSPFTEELEPLPSKQAKEDDLQRVLLYVRRETEEVFDALMLKTPDLKGLRNAISEKYGFPEENIYKVYKKCKRGILVNMDNNIIQHYSNHVAFLLDMGELDGKIQIILKEL; from the exons tTTCAGGTCTGTGAGGCTGCTGAAGAATGACCCAGTCAACTTCCAGAAGCTCCCCTACGCTAATGAGGATGAGGCCTGGAAGACCTATCTGGAGAACCCCTTGACGGCTGCCACGAAGGCCATGATGAGGGTCAATGGGGATGACGACAGCGTGGCGGCCCTGAGCTTCCTCTATGATTACTACATG GGCCCCAAAGAGAAGCGGATACTGTCCTCTAGCACTGGGGGCCGGAACGACCAAGGAAAGAG GTACTACCATGGCGTGGAATATGAGATGGACCTCGCCCCCCTTGAAAGTCCCACGCACCTCATGAAATTCCTGACAGAGAATGTGTCTGGAACCCCAGAGTACCCAGATGTGCTCAAGAAGAATAACCTGATGAGCTTGGAGGGAGCCATGCCTGCCCCGGGCAAAGCAGCTCCCCTCCCCACAGGCCCCAGCAAGCTGGAAGCTGGCTCTGTGGATAGCTACCTGCTGCCCACCAGTGATGTGTATGATAACAGCTCCCTCAACTCCTTGTTTGAAAGCATTCATGGGGTGGCACCCACACAGCGCTGGCAGCCTGACAGCACCTTCAAAGATGACCCACAGGAG TCGCTACTCTTTCCAGATATTCTGAAAACGTCCCCGGAACCTCCATGTCCAGAGGACTATCCCAGCCCCAAAAG tgACTTTGAATACACCCTAGGCTCCCCCAAAGCCATCCACATCAAGTCGGGCGAGTCACCCATGGCCTACCTCAACAAGGGCCAGTTCTACCCTGTTACCCTGCGGACCCCAGCAGGCAGCAAAGGCCTTGCCTTGTCCTCCAACAAAGTCAAG AGCGTGGTGATGGTTGTTTTCGACAATGAGAAAGTCCCTGTAGAGCAGCTGCGGTTCTGGAAGCACTGGCACTCCCGGCAGCCCACTGCCAAGCAGCGAGTCATCGACGTGG CTGACTGCAAAGAAAACTTCAACACTGTGCAACACATTGAGGAGGTGGCCTATAATGCACTATCCTTTGTATGGAATGTCAATGAGGAGGCCAAG GTGTTCATTGGAGTTAACTGCCTCAGCACAGACTTCTCCTCCCAGAAGGGGGTGAAGGGTGTCCCCCTGAACTTGCAGATAGACACCTATGACTGTGGCTCAGGCCCTGAGCGCCTGGTGCACCGCGCCGTCTGCCAGATCAAGATCTTCTGTGACAAG GGAGCAGAAAGGAAGATGCGGGATGATGAACGGAAGCAGTTCCGGCGGAAGGTCAAGTGCCCCGACTCCAGCAGCAGTG GCATCAAGGGCTGCCTGCTGTCCGGCTTCAGGGGCAATGAGACCACCTACCTGCGGCCTGAGGCAGACCTGGAGACTCCCCCGGTGCTGTTCATCCCCAATGTGCACTTCTCTGGCCTGCAGCGCCCTGGAGGG GCAGTGCCTTCAGCAGGATACAGCAGCTCCAGCAG GCTTCCTCTGAAGCGCACCTGCTCGCCCTTCACTGAGGAGCTTGAGCCTCTGCCCTCCAAGCAGGCCAAGGAAGATGATCTGCAGAGAG TTCTGTTGTATGTGCGGAGGGAGACTGAGGAGGTGTTTGACGCCCTCATGCTGAAGACCCCAGACCTGAAGGGGCTGAGGAATGCG ATCTCTGAGAAGTATGGGTTTCCtgaagaaaacatttacaaagtCTACAAGAAATGCAAGCGGGG
- the GRHL3 gene encoding grainyhead-like protein 3 homolog isoform X2, giving the protein MSNELDFRSVRLLKNDPVNFQKLPYANEDEAWKTYLENPLTAATKAMMRVNGDDDSVAALSFLYDYYMGPKEKRILSSSTGGRNDQGKRYYHGVEYEMDLAPLESPTHLMKFLTENVSGTPEYPDVLKKNNLMSLEGAMPAPGKAAPLPTGPSKLEAGSVDSYLLPTSDVYDNSSLNSLFESIHGVAPTQRWQPDSTFKDDPQESLLFPDILKTSPEPPCPEDYPSPKSDFEYTLGSPKAIHIKSGESPMAYLNKGQFYPVTLRTPAGSKGLALSSNKVKSVVMVVFDNEKVPVEQLRFWKHWHSRQPTAKQRVIDVADCKENFNTVQHIEEVAYNALSFVWNVNEEAKVFIGVNCLSTDFSSQKGVKGVPLNLQIDTYDCGSGPERLVHRAVCQIKIFCDKGAERKMRDDERKQFRRKVKCPDSSSSGIKGCLLSGFRGNETTYLRPEADLETPPVLFIPNVHFSGLQRPGGAVPSAGYSSSSRLPLKRTCSPFTEELEPLPSKQAKEDDLQRVLLYVRRETEEVFDALMLKTPDLKGLRNAISEKYGFPEENIYKVYKKCKRGILVNMDNNIIQHYSNHVAFLLDMGELDGKIQIILKEL; this is encoded by the exons tTTCAGGTCTGTGAGGCTGCTGAAGAATGACCCAGTCAACTTCCAGAAGCTCCCCTACGCTAATGAGGATGAGGCCTGGAAGACCTATCTGGAGAACCCCTTGACGGCTGCCACGAAGGCCATGATGAGGGTCAATGGGGATGACGACAGCGTGGCGGCCCTGAGCTTCCTCTATGATTACTACATG GGCCCCAAAGAGAAGCGGATACTGTCCTCTAGCACTGGGGGCCGGAACGACCAAGGAAAGAG GTACTACCATGGCGTGGAATATGAGATGGACCTCGCCCCCCTTGAAAGTCCCACGCACCTCATGAAATTCCTGACAGAGAATGTGTCTGGAACCCCAGAGTACCCAGATGTGCTCAAGAAGAATAACCTGATGAGCTTGGAGGGAGCCATGCCTGCCCCGGGCAAAGCAGCTCCCCTCCCCACAGGCCCCAGCAAGCTGGAAGCTGGCTCTGTGGATAGCTACCTGCTGCCCACCAGTGATGTGTATGATAACAGCTCCCTCAACTCCTTGTTTGAAAGCATTCATGGGGTGGCACCCACACAGCGCTGGCAGCCTGACAGCACCTTCAAAGATGACCCACAGGAG TCGCTACTCTTTCCAGATATTCTGAAAACGTCCCCGGAACCTCCATGTCCAGAGGACTATCCCAGCCCCAAAAG tgACTTTGAATACACCCTAGGCTCCCCCAAAGCCATCCACATCAAGTCGGGCGAGTCACCCATGGCCTACCTCAACAAGGGCCAGTTCTACCCTGTTACCCTGCGGACCCCAGCAGGCAGCAAAGGCCTTGCCTTGTCCTCCAACAAAGTCAAG AGCGTGGTGATGGTTGTTTTCGACAATGAGAAAGTCCCTGTAGAGCAGCTGCGGTTCTGGAAGCACTGGCACTCCCGGCAGCCCACTGCCAAGCAGCGAGTCATCGACGTGG CTGACTGCAAAGAAAACTTCAACACTGTGCAACACATTGAGGAGGTGGCCTATAATGCACTATCCTTTGTATGGAATGTCAATGAGGAGGCCAAG GTGTTCATTGGAGTTAACTGCCTCAGCACAGACTTCTCCTCCCAGAAGGGGGTGAAGGGTGTCCCCCTGAACTTGCAGATAGACACCTATGACTGTGGCTCAGGCCCTGAGCGCCTGGTGCACCGCGCCGTCTGCCAGATCAAGATCTTCTGTGACAAG GGAGCAGAAAGGAAGATGCGGGATGATGAACGGAAGCAGTTCCGGCGGAAGGTCAAGTGCCCCGACTCCAGCAGCAGTG GCATCAAGGGCTGCCTGCTGTCCGGCTTCAGGGGCAATGAGACCACCTACCTGCGGCCTGAGGCAGACCTGGAGACTCCCCCGGTGCTGTTCATCCCCAATGTGCACTTCTCTGGCCTGCAGCGCCCTGGAGGG GCAGTGCCTTCAGCAGGATACAGCAGCTCCAGCAG GCTTCCTCTGAAGCGCACCTGCTCGCCCTTCACTGAGGAGCTTGAGCCTCTGCCCTCCAAGCAGGCCAAGGAAGATGATCTGCAGAGAG TTCTGTTGTATGTGCGGAGGGAGACTGAGGAGGTGTTTGACGCCCTCATGCTGAAGACCCCAGACCTGAAGGGGCTGAGGAATGCG ATCTCTGAGAAGTATGGGTTTCCtgaagaaaacatttacaaagtCTACAAGAAATGCAAGCGGGG